The nucleotide sequence taTGACTAATGGCAGCTATGGACCTAGACTCGTAGCCAACAATTTTGAGTAGGAAGGGCATTACAAGTTTGATGATTGACgtcaaaatattatatttgtttaaatttaaagcACATACAAGGAATGTGTACTATCTGTGAAGGATATCAAACAAGAGAGGTTATCTTTGAATCGTGGTTGTTGGCGCCACGgatacagtttttgttttgactgTTAAGCCTTCCATACTATCCTGGGCAAATGTAACAGATATGCAATGTCATGCGTCGTCTGTAAACCTTCTAGTATAGATGATTATAATACCAGCATGACACGAAGACACAATTATGAATAATTTCCTccattattaatttcaaatttacagTGTTGTCCAAGTTTACAGCAAACAGACGCGTAAGTGGTTGCTCTCTTCTGATTTCAAACGTCATACATGGACCGCGTCAAATAAATTAGGAAATGCGAAGTTTGTTAGATGAATAGAGAAACAATCCATTTGTGAAACTGTTGCGTTTGCTAATATATGTCAACAACCGTTTCACTTGATCGAGACATTATCCAGTCCTTAATTTTGAATCGGCAAACATAAGTTCTTAAAAGCCCTGCACATCCATTTCGTTTTAACATCCCTGTGAGCAGcatcacccgatacacatagagaacaccgttaactactgtaaatcttagttttttaccacagtaaaaactggatcgtgctataaatcggtagcaaatgctattaggattacagtaagaactgagaataTGTGTAATTTAGTCGTACACTTCATCGGCGAGATGGAATGTTGAATGTTTTTCTAAATTGAGACAGCTTGCTAGTTCCTTTCATGACCAGcagtatatattgtatatctatatatttcttAGAGTGAAAGAGTATGGAATACGTTCTGCAGGTACAACAATGCAGCCCCATCATGTGTTAAACTAATGTTATGCCAATCCGTGAACGCATCTCACACTTACCTAACTAAGACACCTTTGGGATTCGAAAATATTAATTGGTCACATTTAAGCAgttatgaacattttgaaaatgagtccaaaaaattaatttttccTATACAATGATTGTACCCGTTATGCGTAGAcaaacttttaaaaatgttcGATGGATTAAATATCACGTTTCTTGACACCATATATGTCCTTCAACCATGTTGCAGGAAATAAAACGCAAAATGacgtttgaagaagaaaaaaatccaatTGGTCTTGAGCTTATGGAATCATAAAATGGTCAATTTGctcaacaaaatacaaattttataaacatactattttatatatttcttgacAGGTCCATGGGCAAAAGGAGTTAACTTTTCAGCAACCCCTTTTCCACCGAAATATTATCAACCGATAAGTCTTGACTTCCAATTTATAGCATGTAAGGTTTTCAATAatcataacatatcatataGACTCCTAATGAGCCTGTATCGTTTGGTGTTGTGCAGTATTGTCTTGCgcatttgttatttaattaaTGAGATAACCGTACTGGCTTGttattaaatgtttatattGCATGTGTTACTTACGTTAGCAACGAAgcatattgaaaatatatttcattaactCGGTTAGCTTAATTAATCTGAGAGATGTGAATAGTTACGATATTTTTGGTAGCACCAGTCTGTATTTCCCAACaactaaaaatatgaaacaacccccccccccccaaaaaaaaaaaaaaagttaccaCTTGAACTGTAGAAAATTATTGTTTCATGACGGCGTTAATTTATTATGCAAGACTGTAGCTTTATGATGAAAATGTCGAATATATCTTTACAGTAAGTTTGAAATACACAAGACACTATAAGTTCATATTCAATAATTGCATTTAGCAACGAAAATGTGCGGTCGGagcttattttaatattaagcTCACAACCCGATTTGCTTTATGGATGACCCCGGGTATGCCATGACTAACTTTTTGGAGACTAAATTTATTTGAGTTATTGAACTATAACATGTAAACAAAGTGTGCACCTAAGCGTTACACGTATGCGATTCATCATTCTTGTTGGAAGAAATTATTTACCACAACGATATTCCCTTAAAGATAGCTAATCAACTTTTACCTTGTAGTCCAGCTTTGTGCATCACTTTTCCATCATAATTAAGTCTAACATACCTTAGTTTGGAGCGGTCGTTTTAATATATTACCATATCTGAAAGACATTATGTGTTCATTTGATTACATGTGCTTGCATACCTTTGGTAAAGTGTtgttttactatatattttgtaataaatatgtatatatatatatatatatatatatatatatatatatatatatatatatatatatatacatatacatatatatatatatatatatatatatatatatatatatatatatataaattcagcAACAATTAAATAGACTTCTTCCATTAAATGCTTTAGATGAAGATCTCTTGGTCGCTACgataaaaataaacattaccAAGGTAGACGAAGGATGGGACTATGTTTACGATGGGATACTTTGCAAGTTCAATGACATATGTCCCATTTTCAAAGGAGGTAAGTAAAAACTTGACTTCTCTTTAGGTTGCTAAGTTTAAGGTTATGCACCTTCCAGTGTCTTGTTTTCTAACGTCGCCGTAAATGGTGTTTCTTTTATGAAGAATATCAGCCTTGGAGTAGTCCTTTAAGTTTAATCTTTGACAATATCGCACTAATCTATGAAGTAGACCTTAAAGTTTAATCTTTGACAATATCGCAATAATCTATCAAGTAGACCTTAAAGTTTAATCTTTAACAATATGTCACGTATATAGACCTTTAGGTTTAACCTTTTGACCATATGTCACGCATATATGAAATAGACCTTTTAAGTTTCACCTATGCCCATAAGTCActgatatatcaaatatattcatGACTTAAACAGGTTATTCTGTTTCGCTTGTTTATAGCTATCTAACCTTTATCACGATGTGTAAtaaacaatatttcatttccaTGCAGCACCAAACCTGTCGCGTAATACTTGTCATTCCACAAAATCCAGAAAAAGCATTTCCCTCAGTTATGCATAATGCCGTCTCTATGATGTAACGAAGGCTGTtatcattaaaacattaaattacgCCTATTGAATTTTACACCGATGCCTACCCTTACTTTGGTGTCTGAAAGTAGCAGAAACAAAATCCAAAAGTGATCGCTATAATATTCCAGTCATCCAATAGAACACAGACATTGTGCCAGAAGTTACAACAATCTTACATCATTGACTTCGCTAGCTTAAAGGTATGGCAAAAGCCAGTCATCGCGGTATTGTTTCCTTTTAAACAACCCcctgttttttttatagaattGTGTGAGGTCCTCATCAATTCTAATAAGCTGATGTTCACATCAAAGCCAGTTTAGAATGCTGATTTATAAGATATGTATTTTCAATATTCGTCTTGCAATTTATTTCACTTTCAGAAAAGCGGAGATACAATGGTACAATCACGTCACCATCCTTGTATCTTGACAAGGTGAGCCAGGAAACCATTCCGATAGAGTAACAATCAATCACTTAAAGGAATGTATTATTGAATTTGTTGTTATAGGTCCgctttttgtttcaaatgttaCATTGATAATACCCGTCTTGTTTTGTCTAAAGTAGACTAGCGTCAAATAACAACATATGTTGAAGCAATATACCGGGCCTATCCGATCCATTAAGCAACCATGCATAACACGAACGTAGATGAGAGGAATGTCAACGCGTTGTAAAAATCTATGTGGTCCTCACCGCATACGATTCCTCTTATGGTGCTTTGTACGTAGTAGCCAGATTTATACTtcaataaacaacaaataaatcaagAAACTACTCTGCTGGAATGATTCCACAAATTAATTGAATAGTCACCATGTCACAAACAATTTAGAATGAAGAAAACACTACTATATTCTTCTTATTTCTGTTAGTTACACAAGACGCttgttaaagttaaaattaactGCATGTGCTCTTCCAAACCTTACGTTTCGGTAAAACGCCGTTGTTGTTTGTGTTGAAGCTCAAATTTAACAACATAACTCATCAAACCTCAACCCGAAATTATTCTCATCTATTTAGTGTCAACACTTTcatgttcttttttatttttacttatcAGGGCGTCTACAGAGGATGGGCTGAGGTTTATGACAAAAACCACAAAATGATATTTGGTGCAACTTTACACGACTGCCGTTTTTAGTCGATACACACGACCCTCTCAAGTTTCTATTTGATTGAGAAACATGGCAAGTTAAGATGCTCTCGTTTGCTCACCATTAGGAATGTCCAAGACAGTGTTGTTATTTACCATGGAGTTTTAGCTCATGTAATTATTAAAGACTCTATCATGAGACGTGACATTATTTCGCATGGAACAGCAAGTTATTAGTTTTTGATACCTAAAAAAATATCTGGCAACTTCTCAGCAAACTGACATCGTCATAAGAAAGACTAGTTTAGTTCCCAACCTTTCCCATCTAACAAGTAAAAGATGGCGAAGGGGCAACTGCAATCACATTAGAGAAAAACATTAACACCAGTTGTTAACTGCATTACGGTTGTAACGTGTTCTTCTGGGGTCTACATTACGGAATGTATATCTATACGAGCAACAAATCTGGCAAAATATAATAGCGCCATCATTGACCTTAGTAGGTAAAACTGAGAAGGTACGGTCATGACAAAACAGAACGGGCGGTTAACATCGAACTAACATAACTTCCGTTATGGAGAAACAAGTTATACTTCAGTTTAAATGAGGGAAGTCCTAATAGATTTGTAATAAAACGAATATATAGTACATGTTTACCCTCATATTATTTATTGtccagccgatactcatagttGGTACAGCCAGTACTGTTCATGTACCACAGCCGTGCATCAGAAAATACTACTCTGTGTTCTTCACATGTGTATcatgtgttacaggacatgaacagtagttactgtatcAGCCATGAGTATCGGGTGTTTTGCCACAGAATCGATAAGAAAAGTTATTTTGGAGAGGTATTTCATATAACTATCAAACAATTTCGGCAagcgctttttttttttagtttgtgtAGTATAGTTTCTCACAGTGGATATGTTATTAAACCATCATAGGTCACTGCTGGTACAATAACCCTATCGATTTAACATTTATATTCGTCATCGACGATATTACTTCACAAGAAGGCAGTAAAATAGAAACGAACAACATATTTATcgtcttttttatttctttaacacCTCTTCTCAATTCGAACCAACAATCTGTGTCAACTTGTACAAGTAACGTTTTATGTTACATCAGTATCGACCAACTCACGCTGGTGTTTCACACATAACAAATATGTTTACGAAATTGCTTTGTCTaagtaaacaaaaaaaggaatgaTTTTATCTTTAGAACAATAAAGAACACACACCTACCCATAAACCACCAGACTACAACGATACCTATATACAGAGTATAACTatatatgtcaaaatataacAATACCATCAACCATCCTACTACATTATCTTATCCTGATCAAATTATGAATTCACATGATATAAGTCAAAGATGATGACATTCTGAGTACTATCTGGTGTATTTAGTgagttaaacattttaaaacaccTTTTCTCTTGACAATCACCCGATGCCCACTGAGAAGATacctactgtaaatctttaagttttgtaccagaGTAAAACTGGGTCGGTCTATAAATCGGTAGAAcctgctattaggtttacagtaagaactgaggatacaTGTAATCCCCAAAAATCCAACTGAAtgaatttgttggaattagACATATCCTCGGTTGTAACTCAAaccctaatagcacatgctaccgattaaACCGAATTATCAGCAGgatccagttttttttttctctgtggaACAGAACTTTAAGAGTTACAGTAGGTACTGTTATATCTATATGAATCGGTTGAGTAAATACATAATATGGATAGAATCAATTCCGCTAAAATGGATAAAAAATCTTTTAATTTGTATTCATAGAAACAAATCGTATTAACATTTGTGATTCACCTTGAATAAACGGAGTACACCTCTTTCAGTTACATTGCCAAATGTTCTGTGTCATGAGACACGTGACACATGTTTAATGTGCGTTATAAGTATATTCTAGATAACCTGTGACAACGTTAGATGGCAATTAGTAATTCCATCAATCAAAGTATCATTCTTAAAGTATCGAATTACATGTATTTACATCAGCTCAAATACAGGCTTTATTTTCTGCTAGCTGATATTGTTTGCTTAGCAAAAGTGCTGAACATTTTCTGAATCATCAAAGCATCTTGTATcgaaaatatgataatttttgttttaaaatgtttgtggtattttgaaaacaaatctGGCAACTGCAGcctggatgatgtcatcagtaCAATTCAGCTAACaaaatttctttgtttctttcttaaTAATTTAAACTATATATGGGTCTTGTTAGAAGTTGAAATCACTTAAACTGACAATTgattattttatgtttgttgtACTTAACATTTACCTTCACAGTGTAATGATTCATTAATACTCCGTATAGTTACGGTTATTACAAAGTATCAGTTTTATTTCTGGAAACCATTACTCTGGTTGCTTTCCGAAATAGATTTTTCAGTAGAATGACTTTTAAGTACAGTGGATCGACCTTTAAGAGAAGCTGTTCCAGTGCTGTTGCTTTGACTGATCTCGCTTCTTTTCAgctttaaaaacatttttctgaattCCGGATTTGCTACACAAAGCAACAAAAACATCAAAACACCTTGCAAGGCAATGAATATGCAATACAGATAGTCAAATATTAGAGTTGATTGGTCGACAGCTGCAAGAAATCCAAAAGCCCACGAGAGGCCGAGAACAAACCAGAAGAGAACACCATGTCGAATTCTTGTAATGATTTCATCCCTCTTTGCATGTTCCTTTGCTTTACTGACCATCAGTGGGCGACACAGGATTTTCCGGATGACCATCGCAAATATGatcaaattgaatacaaacatcgCACCGACCTCTGCCAGGAATCCGAAATAGAGGGAGTATCCAGGATGGATGAAACAACTTTGGGAACAAAGAATATGAAATCAATGCTGTGTCACATAAATACATaaccaaacatgaaaatgtcaTGCGTTGTAAAACTGTcgcttttttaattattttcaacattttcattcCGTAACGGAGGTAAGTACGTCTCTTTTTGTTTATGATCATTAATCGTATATTTTGTTAACCTAACATTACGTAGAAACAATAAATCGTTGTATTGTGAGATAGTCAAATGGCGTAAAGATAATTAATCAGTGGAAGTATAAAACAAGATGTTTGCTACTATAGCTTGCAACTCTTTTGCTCTGACTATTGTGTTATTTATAATCGACGTAAAATACTACGTTACTATTTCAGAGCATCCAAACGATAAGTTAAGGAATCCGTTAAGCGACAAAATTTGCATTAGTATTGTTTTTCAATCCTTGAACTATTGGTTGAATTATGTCAAGTTCTTCTACATGTTTTGTATTACATGTTTTGGCTGTGTTATTGAATCAGTATATTCGCATATGTTACGAAGTCTAACTAGGGCTCTATTAATGAACAAACTTGACATTCTGTGAAGTTccacaatgaaaagaaaaaccttTATACCAGCTTTAATGAGCGATTAAATCAGCCTTCGACCCGAACAGATGTACCCAGTCAGATGTGTTCTGACAGGATTGCATAACTGAAACAAGTTATTTTATGCTGCTAATAAAAAATGCACATAAGtctttacaaaatatatattacttactAGTTAGCCGTTTCATAATCGGTTGTTTTGTCAAGGAAAGCCACCAGGATAACGCATGTAAAGGATGAACCTGTCCAAAATAAGACACAAATAGCGGAGTGTGATATCGGGAGTTTATTGATCAAAATCCGATTCACAcagatatgtatgtataattgaAATGTACTCGACAACACAACATACATAAACTCCCTGTAGCATAGGATATGTTGGTATAGCTATATATCCTAAGCTTACATACTTCTCATAACTTATTGACGACAGTAATCATTC is from Apostichopus japonicus isolate 1M-3 chromosome 16, ASM3797524v1, whole genome shotgun sequence and encodes:
- the LOC139983382 gene encoding uncharacterized protein gives rise to the protein MNVGLSILVFVSALSITVPYYVKVDSTSNELDDPSNCNFSFTGPWAKGVNFSATPFPPKYYQPISLDFQFIAYEDLLVATIKINITKVDEGWDYVYDGILCKFNDICPIFKGEKRRYNGTITSPSLYLDKGVYRGWAEVYDKNHKMIFGATLHDCRF